In Cicer arietinum cultivar CDC Frontier isolate Library 1 chromosome 1, Cicar.CDCFrontier_v2.0, whole genome shotgun sequence, one DNA window encodes the following:
- the LOC101498103 gene encoding uncharacterized protein, whose translation MASALGTKIQSLQNSYLLKCSLTFIRTLSSSTPSPSPSVDASATTKKSKRRKKKNFFEVAQFLPNWGIGYHMAKSHWQEVSYEITKLNLYKDGKHGKAWGIAYKNGVPLVDAPKKISGVHKRCWRYLPNVVKVSESSPTLTGSSDSALKVETQAN comes from the exons ATGGCGAGTGCTTTGGGTACCAAAATTCAGTCTCTTCAAAACTCTTACTTACTCAAATGCTCCCTCACTTTCATCAGAACCTTATCATCATCTACTCCTTCTCCTTCTCCTTCTGTTGATGCTTCCGCTACAACTAAGAAATCAAAgcgaagaaagaagaaaaacttTTTCGAGGTCGCTCAGTTCTTACCTAATTGGGGAATTGGATACCACATGGCCAAATCTCACTGGCAAGAAGTTTCTTACGAGATCACTAAACTCAATCTCTACAAG GATGGAAAACATGGCAAGGCATGGGGCATTGCTTATAAAAATG GCGTGCCATTAGTAGATGCTCCGAAAAAAATTAGTGGAGTTCACAAGCGTTGTTGGAGGTATCTCCCAAATGTAGTAAAAGTATCAGAAAGTTCACCAACCTTAACTGGTTCATCAGACAGTGCTTTAAAAGTTGAAACCCAAGCAAATTAA
- the LOC101497782 gene encoding protein DETOXIFICATION 42: protein MAEKDSLFSIGDWMRIPVSTFFKDARLVFKSDSLGREILSIALPAAMALTADPIASLVDTAFIGQIGPVELAAVGVSIALFNQASRIAIFPLVSITTSFVAEEDTLSGASSQVEENGFLEAGTPPDAETKEFLPQKELVAESFNIEKDEHKRRHIPSASSALFFGGILGLIQAMLLIFAAKPLLNFMGVTSDSPMLHPAQQYLKLRSLGAPAVLLSLAMQGVFRGFKDTTTPLYATVAGDVTNIALDPLFIFVFRMGVNGAAIAHVISQYLISAILLWSLMKQVDLIPPTIKHLQFDRFLKNGFLLLMRVVAVTFCVTLSASLAARHGSTSMAAFQVCLQVWLAVSLLADGLAVAGQAILAGAFANKDYDKATATASRVLQMGVVLGMALAFILGTGLHFGAKLFTKDVDVLNLIRIGIPFVALTQPLNCLAFVFDGVNFGASDFAYSAFSMVVVAIISIICLLILSSAGGFVGIWVALTIYMSLRAFAGFLRIGTGSGPWGFLRS, encoded by the exons ATGGCTGAGAAAGATAGTTTGTTTTCAATTGGTGATTGGATGAGAATACCAGTAAGCACTTTCTTCAAGGATGCCAG ACTAGTGTTCAAATCAGATAGTCTTGGTAGGGAAATATTGTCAATTGCATTGCCTGCTGCAATGGCTTTGACAGCTGACCCTATTGCTTCACTGGTTGACACTGCATTCATCGGCCAAATAG GTCCAGTGGAGCTTGCTGCTGTAGGAGTTTCTATAGCTCTCTTCAATCAAGCATCAAGGATTGCAATATTCCCGCTTGTCAGTATCACAACCTCTTTTGTGGCCGAGGAAGATACCCTCAGCGGAGCGAGCTCACAAGTAGAGGAGAATGGATTCTTGGAAGCTGGTACACCTCCAGATGCTGAAACCAAAGAGTTCTTACCTCAGAAAG AATTGGTTGCTGAAAGCTTTAACATAGAAAAGGATGAACATAAGAGAAGGCATATTCCTTCAGCTTCGTCGGCGTTATTTTTCGGAGGTATCCTTGGCCTCATCCAGGCAATGTTACTCATTTTTGCAGCAAAACCTTTATTGAACTTCATGGGAGTAACTTCT GATTCTCCTATGTTACATCCTGCACAGCAGTACCTGAAATTGAGGTCTCTTGGTGCTCCTGCAGTTCTTCTTTCATTAGCAATGCAGGGTGTTTTTCGAGGATTTAAAGACACGACAACTCCTTTATATGCCACTG TGGCAGGAGATGTGACCAACATAGCACTAGATCCTCTATTCATTTTTGTATTCCGCATGGGTGTCAACGGTGCAGCCATTGCTCATGTTATATCTCA GTATCTAATTTCAGCTATACTTCTGTGGAGTTTGATGAAACAAGTTGATCTTATACCTCCAACCATCAAGCATCTGCAATTTGACCGATTTCTCAAAAACG GTTTTTTACTATTAATGAGAGTCGTTGCTGTAACATTCTGTGTGACACTGTCTGCATCATTAGCTGCACGCCACGGATCAACATCTATGGCTGCATTTCAAGTCTGTCTGCAGGTTTGGTTGGCAGTTTCTCTTCTTGCTGATGGTCTGGCGGTTGCCGGGCAG GCGATTCTTGCAGGTGCATTTGCTAACAAGGACTATGACAAGGCCACAGCGACTGCATCCCGAGTGTTGCAG ATGGGTGTGGTTCTAGGAATGGCACTTGCATTCATTCTTGGAACAGGATTACACTTTGGAGCTAAACTATTTACAAAAGATGTTGATGTCCTCAACCTCATTAGAATTGGGATCCCG TTTGTTGCACTCACGCAACCCCTGAACTGTTTGGCATTTGTATTTGATGGTGTCAACTTTGGGGCATCTGATTTTGCATATTCAGCCTTCTCCATG GTTGTGGTGGCAATTATTAGCATAATTTGTCTGCTTATTTTGTCATCCGCTGGTGGTTTCGTTGGAATTTGGGTTGCTTTGACCATCTATATGAGTCTAAGAGCATTTGCTGGCTTCTTGAG AATTGGAACTGGATCTGGACCATGGGGATTCCTTAGGAGCTAA
- the LOC101497449 gene encoding uncharacterized protein — MRKPEVCSKNKNDNKKKIKLRKGLWSPDEDEKLMNYMVKNGQGCWSDVAKNAGLQRCGKSCRLRWINYLRPDLKRGAFSPQEEQLIIHFHSLLGNRWSQIAARLPGRTDNEIKNFWNSTIKKKLKNLSSTTTSTSPNASDSSSPEPNKELNINVSSQHANYYNYMNMPMFTSSPLSMQNRVFNTMNIDTLPMPTPIEYDGYLSQIGVDSYLLENAVFGSVNINGVEEDVFVPNSLENTNTNTNHHNLRVENTCKRETYNNSDYYFDHINSNYNIDDQNRGEVVENLFQEEFNLGEWGFEELMKDVSSFLFS; from the exons ATGAGAAAGCCAGAGGTTTGTAGTAAAAATAAGAATGACAATAAGAAGAAGATTAAGCTTAGAAAAGGGTTATGGTCACCAGATGAAGATGAGAAGCTTATGAATTATATGGTGAAGAATGGACAAGGTTGTTGGAGTGATGTGGCAAAAAATGCTGGATTGCAAAGGTGTGGAAAAAGTTGTAGACTAAGATGGATTAATTACTTGAGGCCTGATCTTAAAAGAGGTGCTTTTTCTCCTCAAGAAGAGCAACTTATCATCCATTTTCATTCCCTTCTTGGAAACAG gtGGTCTCAAATAGCAGCACGTTTGCCGGGAAGAACCgacaatgaaataaaaaacttttgGAATTCAACCATAAAGAAAAAACTTAAGAATTTGtcttcaacaacaacatcaacctCACCAAATGCAAGTGATTCATCCTCACCTGAACCTAATAAAGAGCTCAATATTAATGTTTCTTCACAACATGCAAATTACTACAATTACATGAACATGCCTATGTTCACTTCATCACCACTATCAATGCAAAACAGAGTTTTCAATACCATGAATATTGACACATTGCCTATGCCCACACCTATTGAATATGATGGATACTTGTCACAAATTGGAGTTGACTCTTATTTATTAGAAAATGCTGTTTTTGGGAGTGTAAATATTAATGGAGTGGAAGAGGATGTGTTTGTTCCTAATTCTCTAGagaatactaatactaatactaatcaTCATAATTTGAGAGTGGAGAATACTTGCAAGAGAGAAACTTATAATAATAGTGATTATTATTTTGATCACATAAATAGTAACTACAATATTGATGATCAAAATAGGGGTGAGGTAGTGGAGAATTTGTTTCAAGAAGAATTCAACTTGGGAGAGTGGGGTTTTGAGGAGTTGATGAAAgatgtttcttcctttttattttcttga